The following nucleotide sequence is from Actinomycetes bacterium.
TCTTCTTGGCCTTCGGCGTGTCTTTGATCTTCCTGTCAGTGGCGCTACATGAGCGATTGAAGGCTGGGTCAGCTGTGCTGGCGCAGGCAGCGACCATCTTCACGCTGATCTGGGCCGTCCTGGTCATTGTGGTCGGCACACTCTCAATCAACGACTTGAGCACAGTCGTCAAACTCCATGGCGAGAATCCGGCTCAAGCTGCAACGGTCTGGGCGACGCTCGACTCTGTGGAAACCGGTTTGGGTGCTGGCGGCGGGGAAACGGTAGTTAGCGGCCTATGGTTCCTACTGCTGAGCTGGGCGGCCTTGCGGGCAGGGGTGCTTCCCAGGCTGCTGATCTACCTTGGCGTGGTGACCGGTGTAGCAGGTATCCTCTCGGTTCTGGCCTTGACTGACCTCACGTATGTCTATGGCGTGGGTCTCATCATCTGGTTCGTTTGGCTCGGGATCGTCATGCTGCGCAGGAGCCCTGTCCCAGCGGAGTAAAGACCCGCCACTGGGGCACGCCCAAGGGATCTAGGGCGTGTCTCCAATGAGCGTGCGTGTTCGTGGGGTTTGCTGGCGGGATGTCACGTTTTCGGAGGTTGACCGATGCTCAGTGGGCAGTCATCGAGCCGCTGATCCCGTCGTCGGAGGGTCGTTGCGGTAAGCCGTTGCGGGATTCGCGTCAGGTGGTTGATGGGATCGTCTACCGGTATCGCACGGGTATTCCGTGGCTCCAGCGCGTCGAACAGCGACCGCCGTTCGATCGGAACCGTCCCTCGTCGACGGTCCGCGGACCTCCGCTCATGCCGCGAAGCGTGTGCCCAGTACGTGCCGTTGATGGGCGGTCAAGCTCACCTGGCCGAGGCCGATCAAGTGCGGGCGATCCGAAGTGGGAGGGCAGTACCGGGACTCGGAGGTGCGCTCACGCCGATGATCGAGGTTGCTGCTGCTCCTGTGCGAGGCTGGCGTGGTGGCTCACCCAGGGAGTGTCGCAGTGTGGCTTGATCGGACTGCACCGTCGCGGACGCGGGCAGCCGTTCTTACTGCGTGTGTCCCATGTCGGATGAGCGAATGTGGTGACCTTCAACGCACGCTCATGGCACCCGCGCGCTCTGACGATCCGGCTGGGCGTGGTCGCGGATGCCGACGATGATCAGGTACCCCATGATCCAGACCTCGCCGATGATCGCGGGGACCGTCAGCAGCTGGGTGACGAGGTCGGCGTTCGGGAACGCGTAGCTGACAAACGTGCTGAGCAGGTAGCCCACCCCGCCCGCGATCAGGATCCAGCCCAAGGGCTGCGGCAGCCAACGCGAGCGGACCACGAGCCAGCCCATCGGGATCAGCCACAGGCCGAAGAACACACCCGCGACTCCCCACAGATGGCCGCTGGCGACGTAGAGCAGCTGCACGGTGGCAGCCGCACCGCCGGGCGTGGCCAACGACGCGTCGCCGGCCACGTCCAGGGCCGTGGCGAGCAGTGCCGCGCTGCCGAGGATCGCGACTGCGTTGACCATCCCGAACGCCGCGAGCGCGCCGGCCGCGACAGTGTCGACGCTGCGGAACAGGCGGTAGAACCACACCGCCGTCAGGGCCTGGGTCAACACGATGCCCAGCTCCAAGACGATGCCGACGCGCGCCAGGGTCCCGTGCTGCATCAGGTTCGACAAAGTGCCTTGGGCGTCGTCGGCGACGAAGAGCTGGCCGCGGACCAGCATGGAGCCCGAGATCCCGGTGATGAAGAAGGCGAGATAGAGCAGCCCGGTCGTGCGCGCCGCGCGGATGAGGTCGGCTCCGATCGTGTCAGGGGCGGAGCCGGTGCCGGTGCTCGTCATGGTCATGGCCA
It contains:
- a CDS encoding DUF4386 family protein, producing the protein MKTPQKMGGIAALIGAATNLLGGVVFATLLTPKGLGSTDSDPGKTVALLADNQGAMRAFYLIIFLAFGVSLIFLSVALHERLKAGSAVLAQAATIFTLIWAVLVIVVGTLSINDLSTVVKLHGENPAQAATVWATLDSVETGLGAGGGETVVSGLWFLLLSWAALRAGVLPRLLIYLGVVTGVAGILSVLALTDLTYVYGVGLIIWFVWLGIVMLRRSPVPAE
- a CDS encoding DUF4386 domain-containing protein, with amino-acid sequence MAMTMTSTGTGSAPDTIGADLIRAARTTGLLYLAFFITGISGSMLVRGQLFVADDAQGTLSNLMQHGTLARVGIVLELGIVLTQALTAVWFYRLFRSVDTVAAGALAAFGMVNAVAILGSAALLATALDVAGDASLATPGGAAATVQLLYVASGHLWGVAGVFFGLWLIPMGWLVVRSRWLPQPLGWILIAGGVGYLLSTFVSYAFPNADLVTQLLTVPAIIGEVWIMGYLIIVGIRDHAQPDRQSARVP